Proteins encoded together in one Pontiella desulfatans window:
- the cmk gene encoding (d)CMP kinase yields MVKAIAIDGPSASGKSTVSKGVAAELGFIYVDSGALYRGVTWQAIRKGVDAKDSAEVIDCMLNAEWDFFVQDGAAVFSIDGDVPVQELRGKDVRESVADVASIPEVRKFVVESLQSLENFGSLVMEGRDIGTVVFPDSPYKFYLDADPEERAMRRYRELVAAGEDEKAHEVMESLKKRDKIDSTRKTDPLVVAPGAQVIDSTSMTLEEVVQTVVDAVKGE; encoded by the coding sequence ATGGTTAAGGCAATAGCAATCGACGGGCCGTCGGCCTCGGGGAAGTCTACGGTTTCAAAGGGCGTGGCCGCCGAGTTGGGGTTCATCTATGTGGATTCCGGCGCGCTCTACCGCGGCGTGACCTGGCAGGCGATCCGCAAGGGTGTGGATGCAAAGGATTCGGCTGAAGTGATCGACTGCATGCTCAATGCCGAGTGGGATTTCTTTGTCCAGGACGGGGCGGCGGTCTTTTCCATCGACGGCGATGTTCCGGTGCAGGAGCTTCGTGGCAAGGATGTGCGTGAATCGGTGGCCGATGTCGCCTCGATTCCCGAAGTCCGCAAGTTTGTGGTCGAGAGCCTGCAGTCGCTCGAAAACTTTGGTTCGCTGGTGATGGAGGGGCGCGACATTGGAACGGTCGTGTTCCCGGACTCGCCCTACAAGTTTTATCTGGACGCCGACCCGGAGGAGCGCGCCATGCGCCGCTACCGCGAACTCGTCGCGGCCGGCGAGGACGAAAAGGCGCACGAGGTGATGGAGAGTTTGAAGAAGCGCGACAAGATCGATTCCACCCGCAAGACCGATCCGCTGGTGGTGGCGCCGGGCGCGCAGGTGATCGATAGCACCTCCATGACGCTCGAAGAAGTGGTTCAGACGGTGGTTGATGCCGTAAAGGGGGAGTGA
- a CDS encoding lysophospholipid acyltransferase family protein — MSTDLVKYESMKDSPVYRWSTRLFKLFLLVWHRLGIRGAENIPKTGGVMIASNHASYLDPPVVGVGYRYRPVHFMARNTLWKPGFGKWWMDSVGCIPVSRGTGDMKALKTTVRMLKEGKVVSMFPEGTRTEDGELQEAKGGIGFIIEKSGCVVVPAYIDGSYKAHAKGAKFIKPTKVTITYGKPITQEDFQALGSGREAYDKHAALIMERIAELKRESEK; from the coding sequence ATGTCTACTGACTTGGTTAAGTATGAAAGCATGAAGGATAGTCCGGTCTACCGTTGGTCGACCCGTCTGTTTAAGCTGTTTCTTTTGGTTTGGCACCGTCTGGGGATCCGGGGGGCGGAAAATATTCCGAAAACGGGCGGGGTCATGATTGCCTCGAACCATGCCAGCTATCTGGATCCGCCCGTGGTCGGGGTGGGCTACCGCTACCGCCCGGTGCATTTCATGGCGCGCAACACGCTGTGGAAGCCCGGCTTTGGCAAGTGGTGGATGGATTCGGTCGGCTGCATTCCCGTTTCGCGTGGAACCGGCGATATGAAGGCGCTCAAAACCACGGTGCGGATGCTCAAGGAGGGCAAGGTGGTTTCCATGTTCCCCGAAGGAACCCGCACCGAGGATGGCGAGTTGCAGGAGGCCAAGGGCGGCATTGGGTTCATCATCGAAAAGTCCGGCTGCGTGGTGGTGCCGGCCTATATCGACGGGTCCTACAAAGCCCATGCAAAAGGCGCCAAATTCATCAAGCCCACCAAAGTCACGATCACCTACGGTAAACCGATCACCCAGGAGGATTTCCAGGCCTTGGGATCCGGGCGCGAGGCCTACGACAAGCACGCCGCGCTCATTATGGAACGCATTGCAGAGCTCAAGCGCGAAAGTGAAAAATGA
- a CDS encoding type II toxin-antitoxin system Phd/YefM family antitoxin, with protein sequence MKKRLNIYEAKTNFSEIVRQVCETGEPYTVCKNNKPVVDIVVHQEVPAGFDPLKQDPKLKGSAKYLSDPLESTEELWPEEYR encoded by the coding sequence ATGAAGAAAAGACTCAATATCTACGAAGCCAAAACCAATTTTTCCGAGATTGTCCGGCAGGTCTGCGAAACCGGCGAACCCTATACCGTCTGCAAAAACAACAAGCCGGTGGTGGATATCGTGGTGCATCAGGAGGTGCCGGCAGGCTTCGACCCCTTGAAGCAGGATCCGAAACTGAAGGGATCGGCCAAATACCTTTCCGACCCACTTGAATCGACCGAAGAGCTTTGGCCGGAGGAATATCGCTAA
- a CDS encoding type II toxin-antitoxin system VapC family toxin has translation MLLLDTHALIWLATDLPQLTETAKSAIRYHAQELHVSAISALEISLLTKCEKLDWGKRPLSRFERALEHHCVKTVPIDAGIAWQSGQLPHIHRDPFDRIIIASAMAHGMTILTKDRTIPTYPKVKVVWE, from the coding sequence ATGCTACTGCTCGACACCCACGCCCTAATCTGGCTGGCAACGGATCTACCTCAACTGACCGAAACCGCAAAGTCGGCCATCCGGTACCATGCCCAGGAGTTGCATGTGTCCGCGATTAGTGCATTGGAGATCAGCCTGCTCACGAAATGCGAAAAACTGGATTGGGGCAAGCGACCGCTTTCCCGCTTCGAGCGCGCTTTGGAACATCATTGTGTGAAAACGGTTCCCATTGATGCCGGGATTGCATGGCAATCCGGTCAGCTCCCTCATATCCACCGCGATCCGTTCGACCGGATCATCATTGCCTCGGCCATGGCGCATGGCATGACGATCCTCACCAAGGATCGCACCATTCCAACCTACCCCAAGGTCAAGGTGGTGTGGGAATGA